The Qipengyuania oceanensis genome includes the window TTCGCAAGAAGTCCTTGAGGCAGTAATGCCGATTGAGGACAACATCGAATACGTTCGGTCACAGCTCAAGATGTTCGAAGATATCTTACAGCGGGAGCAGGCCGAGCAGCGGCGGCTTGAGGATCTTGGTGCAGTCGCCACAACTGAAATTAATCAGCTGTACACTCGCGTCCGAACGATACGAAGCGACCTGCTAGGCCCGTCAAGTGCGCCATCTGCGGCGGTCGTCGAAGAGCGGGTACGCATCGAGGCTCGAATTCGCGATCTGGAGGCTTTGATCGCGTCGCTCGCCGATACTGCAAACCGGCTGCACACGTTGTCGGCAGAATTCGCAGAGTTGTTGAATGCGGGCCGGCTCATACCATCAGACAAAATGACCGAGGACGACAAGCACAAGCTCGACGCGCTCACAGGCTCGATGCGAGAATTGGCTGAGGCCTTCGGGTTCACGACTTTCGCCCCAAAAGATTTGACGATCGACGAAGACAGCTACCGCCCCCAGAAGGAGGGCTATGAAATCGGTTTCGAGACTTCAGCGAGCGATGCCATTCGCCTTAAATGGGCATATCAATTGGGCCTATTGGAGCTCGCTCGGAAATACGCCACCAATCATCCAGGCTTGCTACTGCTAGACGAGCCGCGCCAGCAATCTTCTTCGAAGGTGAGTTTCGGGCAGTTGCTTGAGCATGCGGCAAAGCATCGAGGGGCGCAGCAGCAGGTCATTGTTTCAACCAGCGAAGACATCGACACATTGAGTCCGATCCTTGCTCGCCTAGAATGCAAGAGGATTATCTTTAACGGTTATGTACTCCAGCCCGTGCAGCCTCAAACAAACGCCTAGCCTATAGCCCCTGACATGGCTCGATTTTGACGATCAGCTGTAAGTCGCAATGAACGGTCGATCGCCCGGTCGCTGAAAAATACGGCTTCAGCTACCGGCTCGCCCCGGCCGAAGACTGACTGGCAGGAATGGCCCGCTAGGCTAGCCGCTTTGCAAAACTCCGAATCAACTGGATCGGCTTGTGGAAGCGGGCAGACTAAAGCCGGCCTACCTGCAGTTATAGAAAGGGAAGGGAGCTTGCTTCTGTTTGAGCCGAATGAGCGTCGACGGTCGATGCCGAGGCTCGCAATCAGGAGTAAGTCCAATGATCAAGTCGATCCCGCTGACCAAGTTGGTCCAGTCCCCTCGCAACGTGCGCCGTCACGGTGACCCAGCCGCAGATTCCGAACTGAAAGCGAGCATTGCAGCCCATGGGTTGTTGCAGAACCTCATCGTTCGGCCTGCGGCTCGTGGCAAATTCGAGGTCGAAACCGGAGAGCGCCGCCGCTGCGCCTTGCTGGCGCTTGCCGAAGAGAAAGTCCTGCCGAAGGGCTACGAGGTTACCTGCCTCGTGCTTGAGGACGATGCGGAAATCGCAGTCGAAACGAGCCTGGCCGAGAACTTCCATCGCCTCGCGATGAACCCCGCCGACGAAGCGCAGGCGTTCGCTGCCCTTATTGATGCTGGTGCCTCGACGGAAGATGTCGCGCGCAGGTTCGGACTGACGGTCCGCTTCGTCGAAGGCCGGCTGCGTCTCGCGACCCTCTCGCCTGTCGTCTTCGATGCTCTGGCATCCGGTGAAATCACTCTCGATCTCGCCAAAGCTTTCGGCGCGACCTCCGACCAGGAGATTCAGGCTCGCGTCTATGAACAGGCGTCCTCGGGCTATTATGCGCCCAGCGCCGACAGCATCCGGCGCATGGTGCTCTCAGGCACGGTTCGCGGCAGCGATGCTCGGGCCCGTCTTGTCGGTCGCGACGCATATACCGCTGCAGGTGGCCGGATCGAACGCGAACTCTTCGACGACGATGACAGCGAGTCCTGGGTTGATGTCGCGCTTCTGGAAACCCTCGCCTCGGAGGAGATGGAAAGGCGCGCCAAGGCGCTCGCAGCAGAGCAGGGTCTTGCCTGGGTCAAGCCTACGCTTGACGCCTATGCCAGTCACGATCTCGTAGAAGGTCTCATTCGCCTTCCGGCCGAGCCGGCTCCGTTGACTGACGCCGAACTGGCCCGCCTTGACGAACTCGATGCTTCTTACGACGAGCATGCGGCCATTCTCGAGGATGAAGACAGCGCAGAAGAAGCAATTGCTGCGGCCGAGGCGACGATCGAAGCGATTGAGCGCGAATGCCAGGACATTCGGGCAAAGCCCCCGGAGCTGGCGCCCGAACTGAAGGCCGATGCCGGAATGATCCTCGCTCTCTCGCGCGACGGCACACCGGTCCTCCAGCCGGTGTTCTATGGCGAGCGCGATATCGAAGTCGTTGGTGACGACGATGTCGTCGAAGTCGTGGCGAGTGTCGGCAGTGATGGCAAACGTCGTGCAGCGCTTTCCAAGCGTCTGGTCGACGAACTTGCGATGCAACGTCGTGACGTGCTCGCGCTCCACGTGGCATCGGATCCCGGCCTTTCGCTCGACATCATGGTCTTCACCCTCGCGGATGTCGACACCCACGACTGGCGGTCACGCGCGGCCACGACCCTGCGTGGCGGCGTCCCTGCGGGTCCGATTGTCGGGTTCGAAGCGAAGGATGCGCCGGCAAGCGCATCCCTTGCGGACCTGCGCTCTGGTCTCGATGAGAGCTGGCGATCTGGCGAAGACGCTTCGTCGCGCTTCAAGATGTTTCGGGCACTCGCCGATGAAAGCCGCGCAGCATGGCTCGGCTTCGTCGTCGCTCGCACGCTCGAGGCGAGCCTCAACATGGCAGGCGAACGTCAGATCACGTTCCAGGATCATCTGGGCAGCACGATCGGCATTGACATAGCGCAATGGTGGCGTCCGACCGCGGCAAACTACTTCGACCGCGTCTCAAAGCAGGTCATCCTTGATGCGCTCACCGATGTTGGCGGTTTGGAACTGTCCTCACGCTTCGCATCGGTGAAAAAGGGCGATCTTGCGATGAGCGCCGAGCGCGTCTTCGCGGGGACCTACATCACCGAGGTCGAAGTTCGGGAAAGGGCCCTCGCCTGGGTGCCTGAAGTCATGCGCTTTGCCGACCAGCCGGAAATTCCTGCCGATAACGAAGCGCAAAGTCCCGACGCGGATTTCGTCGCCAACGACGACAAGCAGCCCCCGAGCGAGTTGGCCGCCTGACCTCCTCCTGACAGGAACGGCTGCTCGCCACCGTGAAGCGGTCCTCCGGCACATGCCGGGGGGCCGCTTCCTTCATGGAAAGAGAGCGGAGGGGGCTCCGGGACCTCCGGCACTGACCGACGGAACTGTCGTCAGGCCATTTCAGGAGACCCAACATGGCCTATCGCAAGGGACAAAGCGGCGGAATGTCGCCTGCTACCCGTATTACACAGGAAATCATCGCCCGCCTCGAGTCCGGCACGAAGCCGTGGAT containing:
- a CDS encoding ParB/RepB/Spo0J family partition protein: MIKSIPLTKLVQSPRNVRRHGDPAADSELKASIAAHGLLQNLIVRPAARGKFEVETGERRRCALLALAEEKVLPKGYEVTCLVLEDDAEIAVETSLAENFHRLAMNPADEAQAFAALIDAGASTEDVARRFGLTVRFVEGRLRLATLSPVVFDALASGEITLDLAKAFGATSDQEIQARVYEQASSGYYAPSADSIRRMVLSGTVRGSDARARLVGRDAYTAAGGRIERELFDDDDSESWVDVALLETLASEEMERRAKALAAEQGLAWVKPTLDAYASHDLVEGLIRLPAEPAPLTDAELARLDELDASYDEHAAILEDEDSAEEAIAAAEATIEAIERECQDIRAKPPELAPELKADAGMILALSRDGTPVLQPVFYGERDIEVVGDDDVVEVVASVGSDGKRRAALSKRLVDELAMQRRDVLALHVASDPGLSLDIMVFTLADVDTHDWRSRAATTLRGGVPAGPIVGFEAKDAPASASLADLRSGLDESWRSGEDASSRFKMFRALADESRAAWLGFVVARTLEASLNMAGERQITFQDHLGSTIGIDIAQWWRPTAANYFDRVSKQVILDALTDVGGLELSSRFASVKKGDLAMSAERVFAGTYITEVEVRERALAWVPEVMRFADQPEIPADNEAQSPDADFVANDDKQPPSELAA